GATGTAAGGTCCGCAGACAAAGCTCATGAACAGATTGCCCAGCGCCGCCAGATAGGTCCTGCCATCCATGCGCAACATGGCCGGCTGGCGGGTGCGCCATTGGTAGAGATGCGTCGCCATCCCCGAGACACAGAGCCCCACGCCCATGATGAACGCTGCGAGCAGGAGTTCTCTCGTCATGGCTGCACCCTGACACCATTATTTACCTTTTGTTAAGCATATTGATTGCCCTATTGCCTGTCACCCTCAGGCGGAAAAATTGGTTAATGCTGGCCCCGATATCCACAAATGGCCGGGCGGAGACGCGCAGCGCCTTGATCTACAATCTCGCCGGCATAGCGGCGCTGGTCCTGTTGATGGCCGTGAGCCTGGCCTATCTCATTGATCGGACAGGTCAAACCGAGACGTCGCCTCTGCCGGCGCTTGGGGACCAGGACAGCGTGCAACAGACCATTGCCGGCCGGGATCTGGACATCCCCGCCGCCTGGTTCCGCTATGGCGAACAGATGACGGGCGGCTTCGCCAGCCAGGTGGATTTACGGTTCCTGCTGGACCTGGAACCCGGCGCCGCGCCGGTCGCGATCGACGTGACCCTGCTGCCGCGCAGTCGCGCCCGCGCCAGCAGTGCCCTGCTCGATGCCGTCTATCTGCACCAATTCGAGGACGGGACTATCGGCGGCATTCCCGGTCTGGTGGGAAAATCCATGGCGGCGCGAGAAGGTTATGCGGGGGAGACAGTCTGGTACGACCCGCTGTCACCGGTGCCCTTCGTGGCCAAATGCGCAACGGCGGTGGACGGAGCCAGGCCGGATCGGTGCCTGCGCACCATTCATCTGCAAAGCGGGCTGGCGGCCGTATTGAGCTTCGAAGCCGGCGCGCTGCCGGCTTGGCGGCAATTCGACCAGGAACTGGCCCTGTGGCTGGGCCAGATCGGAGCGCTTTAGCGAACTGACCGCGCCGGGCGCGGTCCCATTCGATCAGTCAAAGGTCTTCAAGATCGATGTCGAGGATCGACATGGAGAACATGAAGGACTTGTCGCCGTCCTCGTCATCGACATGGATCAGGCCGATCGATTCTTCGCCGATAAACACTTCCACTGAATCGTTCAGCTTGGCCCGTGGGCGGACATCGATATTGCGGTTGTTGAACGTCTGTTGCAGGAATTTTTGCAGCTTGATGATCTCGGGATGGTTCACGGGCCTATGTCCTACTGGTTTCGTGGAGCCGGCAATCTAGTGTTTGTCCCGCCGCAGACAAGGCCCGGGCCGGGTCATTTTCAGGTAAAACGCCGAGGCGGGACTTGCGTTCAGATCAATTGGCGTCGTGCACCAGAACCATCTGGTCCATCACCAGGGCCGGCTGCGCGCAACCGGCCTCGCCGATGACCTTGGCCGGTACACCGGCGACGGTAACGCGCGGCGGCACCTCCTTGAGCACCACCGACCCAGCGCCGATACGGGAGCAATCGCCGATCTTGATATTGCCCAGAACCTTGGCCCCGGCCCCAATCAATACGCCATTGCCGATCTTGGGATGGCGGTCCTGGTCGGATTTGCCGGTGCCGCCCAGGGTAACGTTCTGCAACATGGAGACATTGTCGCCGATCACCGCCGTCTCGCCGATGACGAGCCCGGTGCCATGATCGAGCATGATCCCCTTGCCCATGGCGACGGCGGGATTGATATCGACCTGGAAAACCTGGCTGGAACGGCTCTGAAGATAGAGAGCGAGGTCGCGTCGTCCGGCCTTGTGCATTGCATAGGCGAAACGATGGGTCTGGATCGCCTGATAGCCCTTGAAATAGAGCAATGGCTCCACGGCCCGATTACAGGCCGGATCGCGCTCCAGGGTGGCGGCGAGATCGACCCGCGCCGCCTCGCCGATTTCAGGATTATCCTTGAGCGTCTCGGTCAGGGCCTGACGGATCAGGTCCGCCGAAACTTCCTCGTGATCGAGACGCGCCGCCAGGCGGTGCGCCAAGGCCGCCTCGAAACTATCGTGGTTGAGAACATTCGACAGAACCAGATTGGCCAGCGACGGCTCGCTGTCCAGAATCTGCTGCGCACCGGCGCGCACCGCATCCCAGACAGGATCAATAGCTTGAATATAGGCAGATTTCCGGGCCGTGCCGCTCATGGCATCGCTCTCCGCTTCATCGACAAAGCACGATATAGGACAGATCGTTCCATAAAACAAAGCCTCAGCGAACCAATTGGTTCACGAATGGGTAGTTGCGGGAAATGTCCTGCCCAGAAATTCCAGCGTGGCTTCCTTGAACACCCGGTCGCCGGTTGCGCGCATGTGGTCGCGCCTGGGAATGACCACGGCCTCGCCCTGCGGCAGGAGTTCGGCCAGCGTCTCGGGGCGGCCAGCCATCTCGTCGGCCTCACCGACCGCCACCAATACCGGCACGTCGATGCGTCGGACATCGGCGCGCGCCATGGGCTGGCGAGAGGTTTCCATGCAGGCGGCCAAGGCTTCGCGGTCCGAGCCGGTATGGTCGGCGAAAATGCGGAATTGCCGGGCGGTGGGATGGGTGAGATCCGATAGCGCCGGGGCCCGCAGGCCGGCAATGATGTCGTTGCCATCGGTCAGACCATTGACGAGATTCATGCCCATGCCCCCGAAAATGGCGGCAGCGACGCGCTCGGGATGGGAGAAGGCCATGAAGGCGGCGATCCGTGCGCCCATGGAATAGCCCAATACCGCGGCGCGCTCGATGCCGAGATGATCGAGCAGCGCAATGGCGTCCTCGGCCATCTGGATGGGATAATAGAGTTCAGGATCGTGCGGCTTGTCCGACCGGCCGTGACCGCGATTGTCGAGCGTGATGGCCTGATAGCCCGCGCCGTTCAGTGTCTCGATCCAACCGGTATCGATCCAATTGACCTTGCCACTCGAGGCGAAGCCGTGAACGCATAGGACCGGCGCGCCGGCGCCGTGAACGTCATAGGCGAGCGACAGACCGGAAGTGGAGAAAGTGGGCATAAGCGATCCTGCTGGTGACGGGTTTGGGTTTTGCGGCTTCAATCGGCAAAATCAAGGACAATCGGCCGCTGCCTTTGCCCTTTTCTTGCCCGGGTGGTTTGGCTATGGTCGCGCCGATTTCAACAATCCAGGTTCCGATCATGGCCCACGGTTCGATCCCGCATTTTCACAACACCGAAGGCCTGCGTTCCATCGAGGTCGGGTCCAAGGAATTCATGTGCATCGGCGCCCTGCCCCCCTTCGATCATCCCCATATCTTCATCGACATGGGCAAAGACAATGAGGTCGTCTGCTCTTATTGCTCGACGCTTTACGTCTATAAGGCAGAACTCGGCGCCGGTCATGCCAACCCGGCCTCCGCCATTTTCCGGGCCTATGCCGCCTGAGTGATGCCATGCCCGCCACGGGCCGCAATTATATCATCGCCGGAGCCGGCATTGCCGGCATGACGCTGGCCCTCGCCCTGGCGAAATTCGGCGCCAATATCCTGGTGCTCGAGCGCAGCCCCCATATGCACGAATTCGGCGCGGGACTGCAAATCAGCCCCAATGCCCGTCATTGTCTCGACCGATTGGGGCTGAGCGCGGCGCTGGACGCGGTGAGTCTGGAACCCGAGGCGCTCGATCTCTACCCGCAAGGCAGCCAGAGCACTCCCATGAGCATGGAGCTGGGCGCCATCATGCGCGAGCGGTTCGGCGCGCCCTATGCGGTGATGCACCGGGCGGACCTGGCCGACTTGCTCTACAAGGCCTGCCGGCGCTTCGCCAATATCGATATTCTGTTCGGCGTGCGGCACTGGGACGTGGTTTCCCACGCCCGCGGCGTCACCGTGGCCATCGACGAGGCCGATGGGCAAAGCCGCACCAGCCGCGCCCACGCATTCATTGGCGCCGATGGCGTTCATTCGCCGACCCGGCGGGGCATGCTGGCAGGGCCGGAGGCGCATTTCGGCAATCGAATCGCCTGGCGCGCGCTGGTTCCCCTCGATCTCGTCTCCGGACAGATCGCGCCGGACCGGGTCTCCGTGTTTTTCGGCGCCGGTTTTCATCTGGTCTGCTATCCCCTGCCATCCCGGCGACAAGCCAATCTGGCGCTCTTCATGCCCGCCGCGACGCAGGAGCCGCAAGGCCAGCCTCGTCCTTCCGGCACCGGAGCCAGGGCAGGCGCAATTCTGACCGCGGCCGGGAGCGGCTGGACGCCATGGCCGTTATTCACGGTCGAGACTTCCATCTGGCATCGGTCCAATATCGGCCTGATCGGCGATGCCGCCCACGCCATGGTGCCGTTCCAGGCGCAGGGCGCCGCCATGGGAATCGAGGACGCGACCATCCTCGCGCCACTTTTGGTGGAGACGAAAGGCGCTGAAGACGCGTTTGCCCGTTATGCGGCGCTTCGGCAAGCCAGGGTGAAACGGGTCGCCGCCTTGTCTGCGCAGAATGGCCGGATTTTCCACCTGCCATGGCCACTGAGCCTGGCGCGAGACGCCACGATCTCGGCGCAGGGACCACGGGCGCATCTGCGGCGGCTGAATTGGATTTACGACTACAAGGCCGACGCAATCTCTTAGCCGGCCTTGCTTTGCCGGGCTGGGGCGTGTCAATTGCAGCGAGCCCCCGGAGCGGGACAAGAAAAAGGTTCGAACCACCGCATGCAAGCTGCGATCCGCTCCAAACTGACCCTGGCCTGTATCCTCACCACCATCCTGCTCGACATGATCGGCGTGGGCATCATC
This genomic stretch from Devosia sp. YIM 151766 harbors:
- a CDS encoding DUF3126 family protein is translated as MNHPEIIKLQKFLQQTFNNRNIDVRPRAKLNDSVEVFIGEESIGLIHVDDEDGDKSFMFSMSILDIDLEDL
- a CDS encoding FAD-dependent monooxygenase, whose product is MPATGRNYIIAGAGIAGMTLALALAKFGANILVLERSPHMHEFGAGLQISPNARHCLDRLGLSAALDAVSLEPEALDLYPQGSQSTPMSMELGAIMRERFGAPYAVMHRADLADLLYKACRRFANIDILFGVRHWDVVSHARGVTVAIDEADGQSRTSRAHAFIGADGVHSPTRRGMLAGPEAHFGNRIAWRALVPLDLVSGQIAPDRVSVFFGAGFHLVCYPLPSRRQANLALFMPAATQEPQGQPRPSGTGARAGAILTAAGSGWTPWPLFTVETSIWHRSNIGLIGDAAHAMVPFQAQGAAMGIEDATILAPLLVETKGAEDAFARYAALRQARVKRVAALSAQNGRIFHLPWPLSLARDATISAQGPRAHLRRLNWIYDYKADAIS
- the cysE gene encoding serine O-acetyltransferase, with the translated sequence MSGTARKSAYIQAIDPVWDAVRAGAQQILDSEPSLANLVLSNVLNHDSFEAALAHRLAARLDHEEVSADLIRQALTETLKDNPEIGEAARVDLAATLERDPACNRAVEPLLYFKGYQAIQTHRFAYAMHKAGRRDLALYLQSRSSQVFQVDINPAVAMGKGIMLDHGTGLVIGETAVIGDNVSMLQNVTLGGTGKSDQDRHPKIGNGVLIGAGAKVLGNIKIGDCSRIGAGSVVLKEVPPRVTVAGVPAKVIGEAGCAQPALVMDQMVLVHDAN
- a CDS encoding zinc-finger domain-containing protein, encoding MAHGSIPHFHNTEGLRSIEVGSKEFMCIGALPPFDHPHIFIDMGKDNEVVCSYCSTLYVYKAELGAGHANPASAIFRAYAA
- a CDS encoding alpha/beta hydrolase, with the translated sequence MPTFSTSGLSLAYDVHGAGAPVLCVHGFASSGKVNWIDTGWIETLNGAGYQAITLDNRGHGRSDKPHDPELYYPIQMAEDAIALLDHLGIERAAVLGYSMGARIAAFMAFSHPERVAAAIFGGMGMNLVNGLTDGNDIIAGLRAPALSDLTHPTARQFRIFADHTGSDREALAACMETSRQPMARADVRRIDVPVLVAVGEADEMAGRPETLAELLPQGEAVVIPRRDHMRATGDRVFKEATLEFLGRTFPATTHS